One window from the genome of Spirosoma rhododendri encodes:
- a CDS encoding Rossmann-like and DUF2520 domain-containing protein, whose product MNISFIGAGNVAWHLAPALENAGHHINEVYSRQLQSARRLVSNLYDAEIHSELNFAGSTSRLFILAVPDDALESVCSQLVLPEEAILVHTSGSCSIDRLQSWMAIYSDVPVRTGVFYPLQTFSREQPLLDFAQIPLCLEATDPDTEDELVTLGQAMSRIVYLVSSSERLLLHLAAVLACNFTNHLFSLARNLTVSNGLEFSLLTPLIQETVRKGLSVPDPALVQTGPARRNDQTTIQAHLSLLNDQPLTADIYQLMTRSIQQQVRQRHTDVID is encoded by the coding sequence ATGAACATTTCGTTTATCGGGGCCGGTAACGTGGCCTGGCATCTGGCACCCGCGCTGGAAAACGCGGGTCACCATATCAACGAAGTCTACAGCCGACAGCTACAGTCGGCCCGGCGGCTGGTCAGCAACCTGTACGACGCGGAGATCCATTCGGAACTCAACTTCGCGGGCAGTACCTCCCGATTGTTTATCCTGGCCGTGCCCGACGATGCGCTGGAATCGGTGTGTTCGCAGCTGGTGCTGCCCGAAGAAGCCATTCTTGTACACACGTCCGGCAGCTGCTCAATCGATCGGCTTCAGAGCTGGATGGCTATTTACAGCGACGTTCCCGTGCGGACGGGCGTTTTTTATCCGCTCCAGACGTTCAGTCGTGAGCAGCCACTACTGGATTTTGCGCAAATACCGCTTTGCCTGGAAGCAACCGACCCCGATACTGAGGATGAACTGGTGACGCTGGGGCAGGCCATGAGCCGGATCGTTTATCTGGTGTCGTCGTCGGAGCGGCTCCTGCTGCATCTAGCGGCCGTGCTCGCCTGTAATTTCACCAATCATCTGTTTTCGCTAGCCCGTAACCTGACGGTTTCCAACGGGTTAGAGTTTAGTCTGCTGACTCCGCTGATTCAGGAGACGGTACGGAAGGGCCTATCGGTGCCCGACCCGGCTCTGGTACAAACCGGCCCGGCCCGGCGAAACGATCAGACAACTATACAGGCCCATTTGAGCCTGCTGAACGATCAGCCACTGACGGCCGATATCTACCAGTTGATGACACGTAGTATTCAGCAACAGGTTCGGCAGCGACATACAGACGTGATTGATTAA
- a CDS encoding WD40/YVTN/BNR-like repeat-containing protein, which translates to MTKYLIALLLYCSIAGAAHAQWQPQAVNTDASFRSVDMAGTDVIWIGGTKGTYVRSADGGKTWQTGTVPDAQTCDFRDVKAFDAQTAILMSAGPAEQGQARLYKTTDGGQTWTTLYQTQQKGVFFDGIAFWDKEHGIVFSDPIDGRWFILTTADGGQSWQPVPAAALPAMTPGEAAFAASGTSLTVQGKRNVWIASGGGTASRVFRSTDRGQTWSVATAPLPSGEATGLFGMHFFNEKNGVAVGGNYKQEKQPGPNVVITRDGGQNWTQLTPAVPAGLKEAVALLPGDRLLVVGPSGTGISADQGQTWQQLDTDGHHSLACVKGTCYAVGAKGKVSKQVFK; encoded by the coding sequence ATGACGAAATACCTGATTGCACTCCTCCTTTATTGTAGCATAGCTGGAGCCGCCCACGCACAGTGGCAACCACAAGCGGTGAATACCGATGCCAGTTTCCGGTCGGTCGATATGGCTGGCACCGACGTTATCTGGATCGGGGGTACCAAAGGCACGTATGTTCGTAGTGCCGATGGGGGTAAAACCTGGCAGACAGGAACAGTACCCGACGCGCAAACCTGCGATTTTCGGGATGTAAAAGCCTTCGACGCCCAAACCGCGATTCTGATGAGTGCCGGTCCCGCCGAGCAGGGGCAGGCCAGACTCTACAAAACGACCGACGGCGGCCAAACGTGGACAACGCTGTACCAGACCCAGCAAAAGGGCGTGTTTTTCGACGGCATTGCCTTCTGGGATAAAGAACACGGAATTGTCTTCAGCGACCCCATTGACGGGCGCTGGTTTATCCTGACTACGGCCGACGGTGGGCAAAGCTGGCAGCCCGTTCCGGCGGCTGCTTTACCCGCTATGACGCCCGGCGAAGCGGCTTTCGCGGCCAGCGGTACCAGCCTGACTGTGCAGGGAAAACGTAACGTCTGGATTGCATCGGGGGGCGGTACCGCAAGCCGGGTATTCCGGTCGACCGACAGGGGGCAAACGTGGTCGGTCGCGACAGCACCACTACCGTCGGGTGAAGCAACGGGTCTGTTCGGGATGCATTTCTTCAATGAAAAAAACGGCGTGGCCGTCGGTGGAAATTATAAGCAGGAGAAGCAACCCGGCCCGAACGTGGTTATCACCCGCGACGGGGGGCAGAACTGGACGCAATTGACGCCGGCTGTTCCGGCGGGGCTGAAAGAAGCCGTGGCCCTGCTACCCGGCGACCGGCTGCTGGTTGTGGGACCATCGGGCACAGGAATTTCCGCCGATCAGGGGCAAACCTGGCAGCAACTCGACACAGATGGACACCACTCGCTGGCCTGCGTAAAAGGCACCTGTTACGCCGTGGGGGCTAAGGGGAAAGTAAGCAAACAGGTCTTTAAATAA
- a CDS encoding PepSY-like domain-containing protein, which translates to MKKTMLTAAVLVTMLVASCSKNAMVGPDQPSTANARAGASTQTVTLTAPLPTSTLPAGVKTYLDQKYAGYSLIKVDRKREPGTTTFAGTKVVFLQNGTVFDLNFDASNALVAAPTGPQGGPTPPAPAGNHSVSYVSRAELPAAVASVISSSTYSTYTYGWTELHVHDGQTQYDVKLFSNNQPTTLHLSASGTTVTPTPPAGPGAPVSGTATAPVSGTATPPKPAGPGSGTATAPGSGTATPPASGTAVPPKPPRPNGPAPTAPGSMTATPANRSFILDGSKVPSAIGSYLQTNFSGYTFLAAEQSTPPTGTTSEYTVDIAVGKQLYKLRFTANGDLLMAEARN; encoded by the coding sequence ATGAAGAAAACAATGTTAACGGCTGCGGTACTGGTCACGATGCTGGTAGCCAGTTGCAGCAAAAATGCGATGGTTGGCCCCGACCAGCCCTCAACAGCCAATGCTCGTGCTGGCGCGTCGACCCAGACCGTTACGCTGACGGCACCACTACCAACGTCAACGCTGCCTGCCGGTGTGAAAACGTACCTGGATCAGAAATACGCGGGATATTCGCTGATTAAAGTAGATCGTAAACGGGAGCCCGGCACGACGACGTTTGCGGGCACCAAAGTGGTATTTCTGCAAAACGGTACGGTATTCGATCTAAATTTTGATGCCAGCAACGCGCTGGTAGCAGCACCGACCGGACCGCAGGGTGGCCCAACGCCCCCAGCCCCCGCAGGCAATCATTCGGTCAGCTACGTGTCGCGGGCCGAACTACCGGCTGCCGTTGCCAGTGTCATCAGCAGCAGCACGTACTCGACTTACACGTACGGCTGGACCGAACTGCACGTTCACGACGGCCAGACCCAGTACGACGTAAAACTATTCAGCAACAATCAACCGACAACGCTGCACCTGAGCGCCAGCGGTACCACCGTAACACCAACGCCCCCCGCTGGGCCGGGTGCACCCGTGTCGGGCACGGCAACAGCGCCGGTATCAGGTACGGCTACCCCACCCAAGCCAGCCGGTCCGGGATCGGGCACGGCTACGGCTCCTGGCTCAGGCACCGCGACACCGCCTGCTTCGGGTACTGCCGTACCGCCAAAACCACCCCGCCCGAATGGCCCTGCGCCAACTGCGCCCGGCTCGATGACCGCAACACCGGCTAACCGCTCGTTTATTCTGGATGGTAGCAAAGTACCGTCGGCAATCGGGTCGTACCTGCAAACCAACTTTAGCGGCTACACCTTCCTGGCGGCAGAGCAAAGCACACCTCCCACCGGCACCACCAGCGAGTACACCGTCGATATCGCCGTCGGTAAGCAGTTGTACAAGCTGCGGTTTACGGCAAACGGCGACCTGCTGATGGCAGAAGCCCGCAACTAG
- the rocD gene encoding ornithine--oxo-acid transaminase, with the protein METTLPISATDQAMQLEWNYGAHNYHPIPVVLTRGEGVFLWDVEGKRYFDFLSAYSAVSQGHCHPRIIGAMIKQAQRLTLTSRAFYNDQTGVCEKFMCDYFGYDKVLLMNSGAEGGETALKLTRKWAYKVKGIPQDQAKTVYAAGNFWGRTLAAISSSTDASSTNDFGPLLPGYIIIPYNDLNALENAFKSDPNIAGFMVEPIQGEAGVLVPDEGYLRGVRDLCTRYNVLFIADEVQTGIGRTGKRVACDYENVKPDLLVLGKALSGGTMPVSAVLTSDEVMLTIKPGEHGSTFGGNPLACAVTMAALRVIDEEKLADNAMAMGEVFRARMTALSQKTDMVKLVRGRGLLNAIVIAEKHGLGDETAWEVCLRLKDNGLLTKPTHGDKIRFAPPLTITEEQMHEACDIIEKTILAH; encoded by the coding sequence ATGGAAACGACACTCCCGATTTCGGCCACCGATCAGGCTATGCAACTGGAATGGAACTACGGTGCCCACAACTACCACCCCATTCCGGTCGTGCTGACGCGGGGCGAAGGCGTGTTTCTGTGGGATGTAGAGGGTAAGCGCTACTTCGATTTTCTATCGGCTTACAGCGCCGTCAGTCAGGGCCACTGCCACCCGCGTATTATCGGGGCCATGATCAAGCAGGCGCAGCGCCTGACGCTGACTTCACGGGCGTTTTACAACGATCAGACCGGCGTATGCGAAAAGTTTATGTGCGACTATTTCGGCTACGACAAGGTGCTGCTGATGAACTCCGGGGCCGAAGGGGGCGAAACGGCGCTGAAGCTGACGCGGAAGTGGGCTTACAAAGTCAAAGGGATTCCGCAGGATCAGGCCAAGACCGTTTATGCCGCTGGTAACTTCTGGGGCCGTACGCTGGCGGCTATCTCGTCGTCGACCGATGCCAGCAGCACCAACGATTTCGGACCGCTGCTGCCGGGTTATATCATTATTCCGTACAACGACCTCAACGCGCTGGAAAACGCGTTCAAAAGCGACCCCAACATTGCCGGGTTCATGGTCGAGCCGATTCAGGGCGAAGCGGGTGTCCTCGTTCCCGACGAGGGGTATCTGCGTGGGGTGCGTGACCTCTGCACCCGCTACAACGTACTGTTTATCGCCGATGAAGTACAGACCGGCATCGGCCGGACGGGAAAGCGCGTTGCCTGTGACTACGAAAACGTGAAGCCCGATCTGCTGGTGCTGGGCAAAGCCTTATCGGGTGGCACGATGCCGGTATCGGCGGTGCTGACATCCGACGAAGTGATGCTGACGATCAAGCCCGGCGAACACGGCAGCACGTTTGGCGGCAATCCGTTGGCTTGCGCGGTTACGATGGCCGCGCTTCGCGTGATCGACGAGGAAAAACTGGCCGATAATGCCATGGCGATGGGCGAAGTCTTCCGCGCCCGCATGACGGCGCTGAGTCAGAAAACCGATATGGTGAAGCTGGTGCGCGGGCGGGGCCTACTCAACGCCATTGTCATTGCCGAAAAGCATGGGCTGGGCGATGAAACGGCCTGGGAAGTGTGTCTGCGTCTGAAAGACAACGGCCTGCTGACAAAACCGACCCACGGTGATAAAATCCGGTTTGCGCCCCCGCTCACCATCACCGAAGAACAGATGCACGAAGCCTGCGACATTATCGAAAAGACGATCCTGGCGCATTAG
- a CDS encoding ATP-binding protein codes for MQEGQEIDKKALTFLRDNKNTDWNELAKDCVSFANANGGKILIGIDDDASEPVSSQTIDEKWLDTIRKQVSQRTYNVSVTPQLMTAANGGQYIEVLINRNAQSVAGTTDGRYYIRVSDESKPVLPDELLRLAADKNALIWEEQTNRKVPKTRADNAQYRQFLADVRASQRVSRFIKEKSDDEILEHYLFVKGDYLTNLGILWIGQRQDRATLLYAPVIQFIKRDDREEKVNKIVWDDYYLNPKELLQAVQTEIPDWQEAVEIPDGLFRTSVPNYDIRVVRELVANALVHKSYTVRGDIFINLFTDRLEIHSPGLLPLGVTPQNIISQSVRRNNQLAQVFYDLGLMEKEGSGYDLIYETLLAEGKSVPMVEEGNDRVVVTVYRRIIRSEIVRLVRKANEEYSLRQKEVISLGLIAQYSSLSALELTKRLDIKEAQGVRNWLGRLPELGLVESKGKTKATEYHINPAYLRRLNYKGKTDLTKIAPHRLRELILTDLEIYQPAPIRDIHERIGKEISERKVKRQIDALIDEGTVVKIGVNNHTRYSLSQNLSNNQQMVERDQING; via the coding sequence ATGCAGGAAGGTCAGGAGATTGATAAGAAGGCGTTGACCTTTCTTAGAGACAATAAAAACACCGATTGGAACGAGTTAGCCAAAGACTGTGTAAGCTTTGCCAATGCCAACGGGGGTAAAATTTTAATTGGTATTGACGACGACGCCAGCGAACCAGTATCAAGCCAAACTATAGATGAAAAGTGGCTTGACACTATTCGCAAGCAGGTAAGCCAACGCACTTATAATGTCAGTGTTACTCCTCAGCTTATGACCGCAGCCAATGGCGGGCAATACATTGAGGTCTTGATAAACCGTAACGCACAGAGCGTAGCTGGTACGACAGACGGGCGGTATTACATTCGCGTTTCTGATGAGAGTAAACCTGTCTTGCCGGATGAGTTGCTGAGGCTTGCAGCCGATAAAAACGCCCTCATCTGGGAGGAACAAACGAACCGTAAGGTTCCAAAGACTCGCGCTGATAATGCTCAGTACCGACAATTCTTAGCTGATGTGCGAGCGTCTCAGCGCGTTTCCCGCTTTATCAAAGAGAAATCAGACGATGAGATTCTAGAACATTACCTGTTCGTGAAAGGCGACTACCTGACCAATTTGGGTATACTCTGGATAGGTCAGCGGCAAGACCGAGCAACGCTTCTGTATGCTCCCGTTATTCAGTTCATAAAGCGAGACGACCGGGAGGAGAAGGTTAATAAAATCGTTTGGGATGATTATTACCTCAACCCTAAAGAACTCTTACAAGCCGTACAGACCGAAATACCTGACTGGCAGGAGGCCGTTGAGATACCGGACGGTCTGTTCAGAACGTCGGTTCCTAACTACGATATTCGGGTAGTTCGTGAGTTGGTAGCTAACGCGCTTGTACATAAGTCATACACGGTGCGGGGAGATATTTTTATTAATCTCTTCACTGACCGCTTAGAGATTCATAGCCCCGGTTTGTTGCCGTTGGGCGTTACTCCTCAAAACATCATCAGCCAGTCGGTCAGGCGTAATAACCAGTTGGCTCAGGTCTTCTATGATTTAGGGCTGATGGAGAAAGAAGGCTCTGGCTATGATCTCATCTATGAAACTCTGCTTGCAGAGGGCAAGTCTGTACCAATGGTTGAAGAAGGCAACGACCGCGTAGTGGTTACAGTATACCGACGTATTATTAGGTCTGAGATTGTTCGTCTGGTCAGGAAAGCAAATGAGGAGTATAGCTTACGACAAAAAGAGGTAATCAGCTTGGGGCTGATCGCACAGTATAGCAGCTTGTCAGCGTTGGAGTTGACAAAGCGATTAGATATTAAAGAAGCACAGGGCGTCAGGAACTGGTTAGGGCGTTTGCCTGAACTGGGTTTAGTCGAATCCAAAGGCAAAACCAAAGCGACCGAGTACCATATAAACCCGGCTTACTTGCGTCGGCTCAACTACAAGGGTAAGACCGACCTGACAAAGATTGCCCCTCATCGGCTTAGAGAATTAATACTAACTGATTTGGAGATATATCAGCCCGCTCCCATTCGAGATATACATGAACGAATTGGTAAAGAGATCAGTGAGCGTAAGGTTAAACGACAGATTGACGCGTTGATAGATGAGGGAACGGTAGTCAAGATTGGCGTCAATAACCACACTCGGTATTCTCTCAGCCAAAACTTGTCAAATAATCAACAAATGGTTGAGAGAGATCAAATAAATGGTTGA
- a CDS encoding response regulator transcription factor, with protein sequence MRILLIDDEEKLALHLQKGLNQAGYAVDVALSGAAGLEQAAMGTYDLILLDLMLPGTTGFDLLRNLRDFTIDTPVMILSALNQSQHVVRGWTWELSITCGNPLNWMNCWPESGRCSVGRPGAGCRYGAWLT encoded by the coding sequence ATGCGGATTCTATTAATTGACGACGAAGAGAAACTGGCCCTTCACCTTCAGAAAGGATTAAATCAGGCGGGATACGCCGTCGATGTGGCTCTATCCGGAGCCGCCGGGCTGGAACAGGCCGCCATGGGTACTTATGATCTTATTCTGCTCGATCTGATGCTGCCCGGCACGACGGGTTTCGATTTGTTGCGGAACCTGCGCGACTTTACGATCGATACGCCGGTGATGATTCTGAGTGCGCTCAACCAGTCGCAGCACGTCGTTCGGGGCTGGACCTGGGAGCTGTCGATTACCTGCGGAAACCCTTTGAACTGGATGAACTGCTGGCCCGAATCCGGACGGTGCAGCGTGGGCAGGCCGGGAGCCGGGTGCCGGTATGGCGCGTGGCTGACCTGA
- a CDS encoding MFS transporter — MVDVSPIIHTRQPGKGSLRALDAANFFLADVRDGLGPYLAIYLLTTQHWAPQDIGIAMSVMGIATVATQTPAGALVDRTRYKRLFSVVASLLIASAALLTISFPTYGIILGGQAAMGVAAAWFTPAVAAITLGIVGPKKLDGRVGRNETFNHAGNVFAALLAGLIGYYLSPAGIFVLLAGMSLCSSLSVWSIKESDIDHQLARGCDDDDTASESADKPSGWRAILGNRSILFFALACVLFHFANAAMLPLLGQRLAKGIDAGSSSAYMSACIIVAQVVMIPVSYWAGRLAPSGRKRLLMIGFLVLPIRGVLYTMTSDPVLLVAIQILDGVGAGIFGVLSILVVSDLTRGSGLFNTTQGAIATAVGLGSSLSNAFAGSVVQRSSYNTAFLILAGIAVVAVGVLWAFVPETSTKST; from the coding sequence ATGGTAGACGTATCCCCCATTATCCATACCCGACAGCCGGGTAAAGGAAGCTTACGTGCGCTCGATGCCGCCAATTTTTTTCTAGCCGACGTACGGGACGGTCTTGGCCCGTACCTGGCCATTTACCTGCTCACGACCCAGCACTGGGCACCACAGGACATCGGTATTGCCATGTCTGTCATGGGTATTGCCACTGTTGCCACGCAAACCCCCGCCGGAGCACTGGTCGACCGAACCAGGTACAAGCGGTTGTTTTCGGTAGTGGCTTCACTGCTGATTGCCTCAGCGGCCCTGCTGACCATTTCCTTTCCTACGTATGGCATTATTCTGGGCGGACAGGCTGCTATGGGCGTCGCTGCGGCCTGGTTTACGCCCGCCGTTGCCGCTATCACGCTGGGTATTGTGGGGCCGAAGAAACTCGACGGTCGAGTCGGGCGGAACGAAACGTTCAACCACGCGGGCAACGTGTTTGCCGCGCTGCTGGCGGGGCTAATCGGGTACTATCTGAGTCCAGCGGGTATTTTCGTTCTGCTGGCGGGCATGTCGTTGTGCAGCAGCCTCTCCGTGTGGAGCATCAAGGAAAGTGACATCGACCATCAGCTGGCGCGCGGTTGCGACGACGATGACACCGCCAGCGAGAGTGCCGACAAACCTTCGGGCTGGCGAGCCATTCTGGGCAATCGCTCCATTCTGTTTTTTGCACTGGCCTGCGTGCTGTTCCACTTCGCCAATGCCGCCATGCTACCGCTATTGGGGCAGCGACTGGCAAAGGGCATCGACGCAGGCAGTTCGTCGGCCTATATGTCGGCCTGCATCATCGTGGCGCAGGTTGTCATGATTCCAGTTAGTTATTGGGCCGGGCGGCTGGCCCCATCGGGTCGTAAGCGGCTGTTGATGATCGGCTTTCTCGTACTGCCGATCCGGGGTGTGCTCTACACCATGACGAGCGATCCGGTGCTGCTGGTTGCTATTCAGATACTGGACGGTGTCGGAGCGGGCATCTTCGGCGTTTTGTCGATTCTGGTCGTCTCCGACCTGACGCGGGGTAGTGGCCTGTTCAACACCACGCAGGGGGCCATCGCTACCGCTGTCGGGCTGGGCTCGTCGCTGAGCAATGCGTTTGCGGGCAGTGTTGTGCAACGCAGCAGCTACAACACCGCTTTTCTGATTCTGGCGGGTATTGCTGTTGTGGCCGTAGGTGTGCTCTGGGCCTTCGTTCCCGAAACAAGTACGAAGTCAACCTGA
- a CDS encoding DUF5522 domain-containing protein, which translates to MPKQVMAAPSFPPIPGLDADDYYYTPEGFVVFTESYHRKRGHCCRSGCRHCPYGFKKKQTRVADNE; encoded by the coding sequence ATGCCCAAACAAGTTATGGCCGCACCGTCATTTCCACCCATTCCCGGTCTCGACGCCGACGATTACTACTACACGCCCGAAGGCTTTGTCGTTTTTACCGAATCGTACCACCGCAAACGAGGGCATTGTTGCCGGAGTGGATGCCGCCATTGCCCCTACGGATTCAAAAAAAAGCAGACGCGAGTTGCAGATAATGAATAA
- the rpmB gene encoding 50S ribosomal protein L28 has protein sequence MARICQITGKRTRTGNNVSHANNKTKRKFFPNLQKKRFFVESTGEWVTLRVATSAIKTINKNGLEATLQKAYERGTLSL, from the coding sequence ATGGCCAGAATTTGTCAAATCACAGGAAAGCGCACGCGGACGGGAAATAACGTCTCGCACGCCAATAATAAAACCAAGCGTAAGTTCTTCCCCAACCTTCAAAAGAAGCGCTTCTTCGTAGAATCGACGGGCGAGTGGGTTACGCTGCGGGTAGCTACGTCGGCTATCAAAACCATCAACAAAAACGGCCTGGAAGCAACGCTTCAGAAGGCATACGAGCGCGGTACGCTGTCGCTGTAA
- a CDS encoding sensor histidine kinase, whose protein sequence is MTVRHPVRSIRVKIGLVFGATFLLGFAGAASYLFSRVRLVLVAQDNRTLADRAVRLAERTSVYPLVIPLPDRGEVMAQWFSSGSYRKELYRSPHFPADSTLLRQNAVVEIDTFRLVRSVRSTSDGAGTLTTVVGHSSRPLNRELRGMGVLLLLTLIASVAASGLSAWWLSGWLLRPLRAIISSARTVSQAGETTPIPISDSRDELQELAETINQMLTRIGQAVDTQQSFFAAASHELRTPLSILRTEIEVAQREAINDRERRFLHNQLSELRRLSRLVDDLLAMSQLRAGTLQLRLEAIELDELTLRLAERYQRSVNERNLFLSIDLDPVADQLCVWADSDKLTNVLLNLLDNAVKYATSGTQLDLTLLQQSDLISWSLVNQTTAPLPDPNRLSCEFYQADPNHDGYGLGLWISHQVVRLMGGELSVSGHDGQFRAELRLPMNEGISA, encoded by the coding sequence ATGACTGTACGGCATCCAGTCCGGAGTATCCGTGTAAAGATTGGATTGGTTTTTGGCGCGACGTTTCTGCTGGGTTTCGCCGGGGCTGCCAGTTATTTATTCAGCCGGGTACGGCTGGTGCTGGTCGCGCAGGACAACCGCACTCTGGCCGACCGGGCGGTTCGGCTCGCCGAGCGAACGTCTGTGTACCCGCTGGTAATCCCCCTGCCCGACCGGGGCGAAGTGATGGCGCAGTGGTTCAGCAGTGGTTCGTATCGTAAAGAGCTATACCGGTCGCCCCATTTTCCCGCCGATTCAACACTACTTCGTCAGAACGCCGTTGTCGAGATAGACACGTTCCGGCTGGTGCGCTCGGTGCGGTCTACGAGTGATGGAGCCGGTACGCTCACCACCGTAGTTGGCCACAGCAGCCGACCGTTGAATCGTGAATTACGCGGGATGGGTGTGTTGTTGCTGCTCACGTTGATAGCGAGCGTAGCCGCGTCGGGGCTGAGCGCCTGGTGGCTGAGTGGCTGGCTGCTGCGCCCGTTGCGTGCCATCATTTCGTCGGCCAGAACGGTCAGTCAGGCCGGGGAAACAACGCCTATCCCAATCTCGGATTCGCGGGATGAGTTGCAGGAACTAGCCGAAACGATCAATCAGATGCTGACTAGAATCGGGCAGGCTGTCGACACGCAGCAATCTTTTTTTGCTGCTGCTTCTCACGAACTCCGAACCCCGCTCAGTATTCTGCGAACAGAGATCGAAGTGGCGCAGCGCGAAGCGATCAACGACCGCGAACGCCGTTTTCTCCACAATCAGCTAAGCGAACTGCGCCGACTAAGCCGCCTTGTCGACGATTTGCTGGCGATGAGTCAGCTACGGGCGGGTACGCTTCAGCTTCGTTTGGAAGCCATCGAACTTGACGAACTGACGCTCCGGCTGGCGGAGCGCTATCAACGGTCTGTCAACGAACGAAATCTGTTTCTGTCCATAGACCTCGACCCTGTTGCCGATCAGCTGTGCGTGTGGGCCGACAGCGACAAGCTGACCAACGTGCTGCTCAACCTGCTCGACAACGCCGTTAAATACGCGACATCCGGCACACAACTCGACCTGACGCTACTTCAGCAGTCGGACCTGATTAGCTGGTCGCTCGTGAATCAGACCACCGCGCCATTACCCGACCCCAACCGGCTCAGCTGCGAATTTTACCAGGCTGATCCGAACCACGATGGCTACGGGCTGGGCCTCTGGATCAGCCATCAGGTGGTGCGGCTTATGGGCGGTGAACTCAGCGTATCGGGGCATGACGGGCAATTCAGAGCGGAACTTCGGCTCCCAATGAATGAGGGGATATCCGCATAG
- a CDS encoding M48 family metalloprotease, translating into MSVKAITLLSALLLPALAHTVSAQIPVKGAFICNYTGKSGTNPDVVCSPTTTSNAHAQKVVDRILKPIGLMRNFKIIECTNTENCFATVMKGQRFIVYDAAFMQSIEEETETDWSAISIMAHEIGHHLQGHTIDGTGGQPQKELEADKFSGFVLHQMGASLDESLVAVRALGDEHATSTHPAKPARLESVRKGWLEAESMYPKNRSAAKPALASAPRPVTSPVASAPASTVVSPRSVAAAPAKATVGCVSGDCEDGKGTFVYPTRERYVGEFEESDKHGVGTEYYADGKVKYKGNFRDNLRADYGVYYYRNGDRFEGWFQKNIPNGKGSYYFADGDRVTGTFKNGQPTADCVLAH; encoded by the coding sequence ATGTCTGTGAAAGCGATTACATTACTGTCGGCCCTGTTGCTCCCCGCGCTGGCCCATACAGTGTCGGCTCAAATTCCTGTTAAGGGCGCATTTATTTGTAATTACACGGGCAAGAGCGGGACAAACCCCGACGTAGTCTGTTCGCCAACGACAACCTCAAACGCCCACGCGCAGAAGGTGGTCGACCGCATTCTGAAGCCAATCGGGCTGATGCGGAATTTCAAGATCATTGAGTGTACCAATACGGAGAACTGCTTTGCCACGGTGATGAAGGGGCAACGGTTTATCGTATACGATGCCGCTTTCATGCAGAGCATCGAAGAAGAAACCGAAACCGACTGGTCGGCTATCAGCATCATGGCCCACGAAATCGGCCACCACTTGCAGGGCCACACCATTGACGGAACGGGCGGACAGCCGCAGAAAGAGCTGGAAGCCGACAAGTTTTCGGGCTTTGTACTGCATCAGATGGGGGCTTCGCTCGATGAGTCGCTGGTGGCGGTACGGGCACTGGGCGATGAACACGCAACGAGTACGCACCCGGCAAAACCGGCCCGGCTGGAATCTGTACGCAAAGGCTGGCTCGAAGCTGAATCGATGTACCCCAAAAACCGGTCAGCAGCCAAGCCCGCATTGGCATCGGCTCCCCGGCCCGTCACTTCCCCGGTAGCATCTGCCCCCGCTTCGACAGTGGTAAGTCCACGATCAGTAGCTGCTGCGCCTGCAAAGGCCACGGTAGGGTGTGTGTCGGGTGACTGTGAAGACGGTAAGGGAACGTTCGTCTATCCCACCCGCGAACGCTACGTTGGTGAGTTTGAAGAAAGCGACAAACACGGCGTCGGCACCGAATACTACGCCGACGGAAAAGTCAAGTACAAGGGTAATTTCAGAGACAATCTGCGTGCCGATTATGGCGTCTATTACTACCGCAACGGCGACCGCTTTGAAGGCTGGTTTCAGAAAAACATACCGAACGGAAAGGGATCGTACTACTTCGCTGACGGCGATCGCGTAACGGGTACATTCAAAAACGGGCAACCCACCGCCGACTGCGTCCTGGCGCATTAG
- a CDS encoding winged helix-turn-helix domain-containing protein, with product MNLTTREVSRDGKAITLTPREFQLLEQFMRQPGRVLSKAQLTEKVWDSDFDRGSNVVEVHVHQLRKKIDKGFESPLLETVVGVGYRLRGATNTQ from the coding sequence ATGAACCTGACTACGCGGGAAGTAAGTCGGGACGGGAAAGCAATAACCCTGACACCCCGTGAATTTCAGTTGCTGGAGCAGTTCATGCGTCAGCCGGGGCGGGTACTGTCGAAAGCGCAGCTCACGGAGAAAGTCTGGGACTCTGATTTTGACCGGGGAAGCAACGTCGTGGAGGTACACGTGCACCAGCTTCGTAAAAAAATCGACAAAGGATTTGAGTCGCCCCTGCTCGAAACGGTAGTCGGAGTGGGGTACCGGCTGCGAGGAGCTACCAACACGCAGTAA